TCCCCTGGTCCAGCTTTGAGTAAGGACCAGGTTGATTCAGCTTTCAATTTGTTAGCTGATTGGTTTTATGAGTCCTGTGGGACAGTCACACTTTCAAGCATTGAGCATCCAAAGTTCAAAGCTTTCCTTAACCAAGTAGGCTTGCCCGCGGTTTCGAGGAAGGACTTTGTGGGAGAAAAGCTTGATTCTAAGTTTGAAGAAGCAAGAATGGAGTCCGAAACCAGAATCCGCGATGCAGCGTTTTTTCAGGTTGCTTCAGATGGATGGGGGAGGGATATTTGTAAGTATGGGGAAGAAACTGTGATTAAATTTATTGTAAATCTTCCTAATGGTACTAATGTATTTCATAAGGCAGTGTATAAGGGGGGTTTGGTGCCATCGGAGTATGCGGAGGAAGTCTTAAGTGAAACGATTAAAGGGTTGTGTGGTAATGTTGTTCAAAGATGTGTAGGAATAGTCGCGGATAAGTATAAAGGTAAGGCATTGCGGAATTTGGAGGTTCAAAATCATTGGATGGTTAATCTCTCATGCCAACTTCATGGAGTTATTAGTTTGTTGAAAGACTTTAGTAGAGAGCTTCCACTTTTTAAAACTGTTACTGATAATTGTTTCAAGATTGCAAATCTTTTCAATAGCAAGTCTCAGATCAGAAATCATTTTAGGAAGTTCAGATCATGTGGCGTTGAGCTTGCAGGGTTGATTAGAGTTCCTTCAGCTGACTGCAATTTATCTAAGAACTTTGGTCCTGTTATCGCAATGTTGGAGGATATACTAAGTTATGCTCGAATACTGCAGCTAGTAGTGGTGGATGATTCCTATAAGGTCTCATGCATAGAGGATCCTGTTGCTAGAGAAGTGGCCGAGATGATACAGGATGTTGGGTTTTGGAATGATGTGGAGGCTACTCATTCACTAGTGAAACTGATTAAGGAGATGGCTGATGACATTGAGGCGGAGAGACCCTTAGTTGGTCAGTGTCTTCTTCTTTGGGAGGAGTTGAGAGCTAAAGTAAAGGACTGGTGTGCCAAATTTAGCATTGCTGAGGGACCTATTGAGAAGATAATTGATACGCGCTTCAAGAGAAACTATCATCCTGCATGGGCAGCTGCATTTGTACTTGATCCATTATACTTAGTGAGGGATGTAAGTGGGAAGTACCTTCCACCATTTAAACGTCTGACACATGATCAAGAGAAGGACATAGACAAGCTTATAACGCGGCTAGTACCGAGGGAGGAGGCTCCCATTGCACTAATGGAGCTTATGAAATGGAGGTTAGAAGGGCTCGACCCACTGTATGCTCAGGCTGTTCAAGTAAAGCAGCGAGATCCAGTAACGGGGCGAATGAAAATTGCAAATCCTCAGAGTAGTAGGCTTGTATGGGAAACTTGCCTGAAAGAGTTCAAGTCGCTGGGTAAGGTTGCGGTTAGGCTTCTCTTCCTTCAGGCGACCTCATGCAGATTTAAATGTAACTGGTCCTTTATGAGATGGGTTTCTCTGCAAGGGAACTCGAGGGTTGGCATGGATAGGGCTCAAAGAATGATCTTCATTGCAGCTCATGCAAAACTTGAGAAACGGGACTTTTCCAGTGACGAGGAGAAGGACGCGGAGATGCTTACTACAGCAAATGGTGAGGATGACATGTTCAATGAAGTCTTTGTAGATGCACCCTcagtttaatttattttcttaatatcTCTTAACTGTTGTAGAATATTGATAAGTCGGGTGTATAAATTCTTTAATTTCTCTTTCCTCCATTTGTTACTTCTAATAGATGGTTTTGAAGATATTGTTTGTAGACAATATGAGGAAATTGAGCTCTGTAATTCCATCAATTGCCTATTGATGATATAACATCCTGTTACATGTGAAGCTAGAGTGCTTGTTTCTGAAGAAAATTGTTCATTCTTGTTTGTAATCATAAACTTTTCCAAGGACAGAAGGGAATTTTTGTAAACTCTTACATATTTTAGGCTAATATCAAGATCTTTGACAATGAGTTGGATCAGGGCAGGCATTATCCTAACTTATGTTCTAAAGCTGTATGTTGCTCATTTCATTTCTTGCAGATATGAGAGTGTTCTGGAAGTGCCTAACTTGTTTAATTTGGTGGTTGTCAGCAAAAGAGATCAGGAGGTTGAAACAAagtgagaaaaaaagaaaaaagcttGTACTTTATTTTGATACTAACCTAAGTATTTTTCACCAGATTTATGTGTCACTTTACATTCTGACCATAACCGTGGATACCCGACATCCTCAACCATCGGAGTTGTTTTGCCTTCGTATATCCAACTTTGCATGTATTGAGTTACCTGGcctgttttaaattaataaaaatgttATGGGAAAAACAAAGGAAGAAACTAACTAATATTTTCAGCTTCTTCAGTTGTCAAATATGCATTATTGATTCCCAAGCCTAAGGCATGCTGAAATTTCTCATATTGAACCAACTTCGATTCATTATCCATACAATTGACTGAACTTATATCTGTGCAATCCTTTCTCAGCTTTACTCGCCAAAATGCTAAAGCTTATACCAAACTGTGTGTTTTAATTATTCAATATGTGAGCTTCTGAATTCGGTTGTTATACTCCTTGCTTTTGCCATGTACTTGCTTAATTTCAACTTTGCTTTTGAATATTCATCTATTTATCCAAAAGGAGCTGTCAATTCATGCTGATCTTGACCTTATCATCTGATCAAATGCAACATTAAACTGATTACTCTCATTAAATTGGTGAAGTCCTTTTAGGTGCTATATGTGTTATATATGGACTTGTGAGAATTATCAAACTTAAGGACCTCCTAGGGTGGAGATAAGGTGGTGCCTTTAAGCTATTCTTGGCTATGAGATCATTGACTTGTTCTAATTTTATATGCTTATGTTGGGTGACAAAGTGGAACGGATAAGCAACTTGAAGATGTTAATTATATGAAACGAATAATTTTCCATTAGGAAAAGTTTAAATATGGGAAGACATGTGTAGAATAGTTGTCTGAATTTGGTGTGCTTTTTTCCTCTAGTCAAGTTTCTCTTCATTGTTGGTTGCATGGAAAATCAGATATGCTTTTATGAGATGAGTCAATCTAAGAACAGTCCAGAGGCAGATCCTTGTAGCCAGAAGAAGGAGTAAGGATTAGAGGGGAAGACCTCTCTTTCTTTctgtttaattgtttaaaatttgTTCCTTTGTAAATGTGGTACTTTGTTTGAAAATTTCACACCAGAATTTGAATATTGAAAGTTAAAGTTTTTGCTTAGTATTTGGTCACTTCACCTGATTGAAAAAAGCTACTTTGAGCAAACTGTAAGCAAAGGGGGGTTGTCGGCATCATAGCTGAAAAGATTTTTCAACGAATTTTAACTGACTTCTGGCTCTACTTTGCTGCCTGTAACGTTGACTATTAAGATAagtggtatttatggaggtatgctgtttttttttttttttttttttttaagtgtcATCTCACACATTGATCTTTCATAGATACACTGCTGATATAGGACATTACTAAGTTTTAGTTCAGTATTTTTCTTACCTCAATTTTGCACTCTAAAATTTTGTCTGAGAAGAGAACAGTTATTGATTCAGTTGCTATAGATTTTAAAGAATACCTGCAATTCATGACTTACAGGCTGACTTACTGGTTCAATTGGTTATTTAACGAATTCTGGTCTTTGGAAACCTCTATGAAATGATTGTTAGTTTATAATTATGCTGAAATAGGATACTTTAATCATCACTTAATTCCTTTCTTGTGGCTGACTTCTGGACAATCTTAACATGGCATCGTTCGTATCGTACCTACAGGTAAATATTCCAATCTACCGGACATGTTTATAATTATTCATTAACATCTTAAATGTTCAATAGTACCAGGGGATGGTGAAAAAGGTTAAGAGATGGAAAATACAGAAGGTAGGACACTGCTGCATATGGTTTGTATGATTTATTTGGTATCCTATTCTAATTATTGTTATAAAGTTTTGCCGCTTTTCGGAATCTTCAATCATAACTTTGCTACAGTATGATTGTGTTTATCAGATTTTTCTTCTGTTACAAATACTAAATAACTTCTTGATCTTGCAGGACAAAAGATGTGTATTGTACAAGTGAAGAGAAGTTGGGAAGGGccaaaaagaggaaaaggaaTTAAAAAGCCGATTTTTCTGGAGGTGAAATAGTAGAATTTGCTATAGGTACTAATTGATGGAGAGACAAGAGGAATGTGCTGATAATTGCTAACTACTAATAGACTGCTCAACCAACTGGAGGAATAAGCCTTTTTCACTCGTATGGTATGGTTTTTGATTTCATAGTTCAaatgttagacatgttcctgtTTTAAAAAGGGTGAAGCAGAATGATGATTTTCAACAGGAAATCACTCTTTTTCTACGAGAATCTACACACTTTTAATGCTCCCCCCATTATTaccattttcttttcatttatctCTATATCTGCGGAAACGGGAGTCTTGGAGTGATAGTAAAGTTGTCCCCATACGTCACGGTTTCGAGACGTGGAAGCAGCCACgcatgcttgcattagggtaggctgtctacatcacacctctAGGGGTGCGGATGCatgatgctttgtgcaccggactgcctttttttttaaaaatctctGCATCGAAGGGAAACCTTGACGTAACTGTTAAAGTTGTTGACATATGACCGGGAGGTAatggttcgagccgtgaaaacagcctcttgcagaaatgcagggtaagactgcgtatgatagacccttgtggtccggctcttccccg
This DNA window, taken from Nicotiana tabacum cultivar K326 chromosome 4, ASM71507v2, whole genome shotgun sequence, encodes the following:
- the LOC107772449 gene encoding uncharacterized protein LOC107772449 isoform X4, with the translated sequence MANVNANPVDALTSGEDVAAKAMNKRYEGLVAVRTKAIKGKGAWYWAHLEPILVQNPETNLPKAVKLKCTLCDAAFSASNPSRTATEHLKRGTCPNFGSVLRPISQLPPLASPSSQNHRKRSSPQTGTSSSSHHQVGLVDNYRGEMGYSPVQTAQEIVAHTGLNHHHQRQQQQHHHLVLSGGKEDLGALAMLEDSVKKLKSLKSSSPGPALSKDQVDSAFNLLADWFYESCGTVTLSSIEHPKFKAFLNQVGLPAVSRKDFVGEKLDSKFEEARMESETRIRDAAFFQVASDGWGRDICKYGEETVIKFIVNLPNGTNVFHKAVYKGGLVPSEYAEEVLSETIKGLCGNVVQRCVGIVADKYKGKALRNLEVQNHWMVNLSCQLHGVISLLKDFSRELPLFKTVTDNCFKIANLFNSKSQIRNHFRKFRSCGVELAGLIRVPSADCNLSKNFGPVIAMLEDILSYARILQLVVVDDSYKVSCIEDPVAREVAEMIQDVGFWNDVEATHSLVKLIKEMADDIEAERPLVGQCLLLWEELRAKVKDWCAKFSIAEGPIEKIIDTRFKRNYHPAWAAAFVLDPLYLVRDVSGKYLPPFKRLTHDQEKDIDKLITRLVPREEAPIALMELMKWRLEGLDPLYAQAVQVKQRDPVTGRMKIANPQSSRLVWETCLKEFKSLGKVAVRLLFLQATSCRFKCNWSFMRWVSLQGNSRVGMDRAQRMIFIAAHAKLEKRDFSSDEEKDAEMLTTANGEDDMFNEVFVDAPSV
- the LOC107772449 gene encoding uncharacterized protein LOC107772449 isoform X2 is translated as MANVNANPVDALTSGEDVAAKAMNKRYEGLVAVRTKAIKGKGAWYWAHLEPILVQNPETNLPKAVKLKCTLCDAAFSASNPSRTATEHLKRGTCPNFGSVLRPISQLPPLASPSSQNHRKRSSPQTGTSSSSHHQVGLVDNYRGEMGYSPVQTAQEIVAHTGLNHHHQRQQQQHHHLVLSGGKEDLGALAMLEDSVKKLKSLKSSSPGPALSKDQVDSAFNLLADWFYESCGTVTLSSIEHPKFKAFLNQVGLPAVSRKDFVGEKLDSKFEEARMESETRIRDAAFFQVASDGWGRDICKYGEETVIKFIVNLPNGTNVFHKAVYKGGLVPSEYAEEVLSETIKGLCGNVVQRCVGIVADKYKGKALRNLEVQNHWMVNLSCQLHGVISLLKDFSRELPLFKTVTDNCFKIANLFNSKSQIRNHFRKFRSCGVELAGLIRVPSADCNLSKNFGPVIAMLEDILSYARILQLVVVDDSYKVSCIEDPVAREVAEMIQDVGFWNDVEATHSLVKLIKEMADDIEAERPLVGQCLLLWEELRAKVKDWCAKFSIAEGPIEKIIDTRFKRNYHPAWAAAFVLDPLYLVRDVSGKYLPPFKRLTHDQEKDIDKLITRLVPREEAPIALMELMKWRLEGLDPLYAQAVQVKQRDPVTGRMKIANPQSSRLVWETCLKEFKSLGKVAVRLLFLQATSCRFKCNWSFMRWVSLQGNSRVGMDRAQRMIFIAAHAKLEKRDFSSDEEKDAEMLTTANDMRVFWKCLTCLIWWLSAKEIRRLKQSKYSNLPDMFIIIH
- the LOC107772449 gene encoding uncharacterized protein LOC107772449 isoform X3, which gives rise to MANVNANPVDALTSGEDVAAKAMNKRYEGLVAVRTKAIKGKGAWYWAHLEPILVQNPETNLPKAVKLKCTLCDAAFSASNPSRTATEHLKRGTCPNFGSVLRPISQLPPLASPSSQNHRKRSSPQTGTSSSSHHQVGLVDNYRGEMGYSPVQTAQEIVAHTGLNHHHQRQQQQHHHLVLSGGKEDLGALAMLEDSVKKLKSLKSSSPGPALSKDQVDSAFNLLADWFYESCGTVTLSSIEHPKFKAFLNQVGLPAVSRKDFVGEKLDSKFEEARMESETRIRDAAFFQVASDGWGRDICKYGEETVIKFIVNLPNGTNVFHKAVYKGGLVPSEYAEEVLSETIKGLCGNVVQRCVGIVADKYKGKALRNLEVQNHWMVNLSCQLHGVISLLKDFSRELPLFKTVTDNCFKIANLFNSKSQIRNHFRKFRSCGVELAGLIRVPSADCNLSKNFGPVIAMLEDILSYARILQLVVVDDSYKVSCIEDPVAREVAEMIQDVGFWNDVEATHSLVKLIKEMADDIEAERPLVGQCLLLWEELRAKVKDWCAKFSIAEGPIEKIIDTRFKRNYHPAWAAAFVLDPLYLVRDVSGKYLPPFKRLTHDQEKDIDKLITRLVPREEAPIALMELMKWRLEGLDPLYAQAVQVKQRDPVTGRMKIANPQSSRLVWETCLKEFKSLGKVAVRLLFLQATSCRFKCNWSFMRWVSLQGNSRVGMDRAQRMIFIAAHAKLEKRDFSSDEEKDAEMLTTANGQKMCIVQVKRSWEGPKRGKGIKKPIFLEVK
- the LOC107772449 gene encoding uncharacterized protein LOC107772449 isoform X1, giving the protein MANVNANPVDALTSGEDVAAKAMNKRYEGLVAVRTKAIKGKGAWYWAHLEPILVQNPETNLPKAVKLKCTLCDAAFSASNPSRTATEHLKRGTCPNFGSVLRPISQLPPLASPSSQNHRKRSSPQTGTSSSSHHQVGLVDNYRGEMGYSPVQTAQEIVAHTGLNHHHQRQQQQHHHLVLSGGKEDLGALAMLEDSVKKLKSLKSSSPGPALSKDQVDSAFNLLADWFYESCGTVTLSSIEHPKFKAFLNQVGLPAVSRKDFVGEKLDSKFEEARMESETRIRDAAFFQVASDGWGRDICKYGEETVIKFIVNLPNGTNVFHKAVYKGGLVPSEYAEEVLSETIKGLCGNVVQRCVGIVADKYKGKALRNLEVQNHWMVNLSCQLHGVISLLKDFSRELPLFKTVTDNCFKIANLFNSKSQIRNHFRKFRSCGVELAGLIRVPSADCNLSKNFGPVIAMLEDILSYARILQLVVVDDSYKVSCIEDPVAREVAEMIQDVGFWNDVEATHSLVKLIKEMADDIEAERPLVGQCLLLWEELRAKVKDWCAKFSIAEGPIEKIIDTRFKRNYHPAWAAAFVLDPLYLVRDVSGKYLPPFKRLTHDQEKDIDKLITRLVPREEAPIALMELMKWRLEGLDPLYAQAVQVKQRDPVTGRMKIANPQSSRLVWETCLKEFKSLGKVAVRLLFLQATSCRFKCNWSFMRWVSLQGNSRVGMDRAQRMIFIAAHAKLEKRDFSSDEEKDAEMLTTANDMRVFWKCLTCLIWWLSAKEIRRLKQSEKKRKKLVLYFDTNLSIFHQIYVSLYILTITVDTRHPQPSELFCLRISNFACIELPGLF